Proteins found in one Moritella sp. Urea-trap-13 genomic segment:
- a CDS encoding DUF2987 domain-containing protein, translated as MFNNHFIKVVLLSSLLVPSVSAQELVVGYDGFYNRIKNSKKEQYVNTKIGVFLNNSQTGKHCQIENAFINFEGAITDVAVGADSELLLPYNKQLRDDKAKLHVNVTDTASCDLAFQIMTAENNTVEYSSLTLVKQIEEFDLFLNNMAGYFGRMNLPTTMGVQFIFDDTVDAYTTSGTLFKSGKQISISQDEIIRDKIAGIKFSKQPLRIVPLTEIN; from the coding sequence ATGTTCAATAACCATTTCATTAAAGTGGTGCTGCTTTCCAGTCTCCTTGTTCCTTCTGTAAGCGCCCAAGAATTAGTCGTTGGTTATGACGGTTTTTATAACAGAATCAAAAATAGTAAAAAAGAACAATACGTTAATACAAAGATAGGTGTTTTTCTTAATAATAGTCAGACAGGTAAACATTGTCAGATTGAAAATGCCTTTATTAATTTTGAAGGTGCCATTACAGATGTAGCTGTTGGTGCTGATTCTGAGCTGCTACTTCCTTACAACAAACAATTACGCGATGACAAAGCAAAATTGCATGTCAATGTGACAGATACCGCCAGTTGTGACCTCGCTTTTCAGATAATGACGGCAGAAAATAACACGGTTGAATACTCATCGTTAACATTGGTTAAGCAAATTGAAGAGTTTGATCTGTTCTTAAATAATATGGCTGGTTATTTTGGCCGTATGAATTTACCAACGACGATGGGCGTACAGTTTATTTTTGATGACACTGTTGATGCTTATACCACCAGTGGCACTTTATTTAAAAGTGGTAAACAAATTTCGATATCACAAGATGAAATTATTCGCGATAAAATTGCCGGGATCAAATTCAGTAAACAGCCGTTACGCATCGTTCCGCTAACTGAAATCAATTAG
- the ttcA gene encoding tRNA 2-thiocytidine(32) synthetase TtcA, giving the protein MNPENLTALEKKQFAKLQKKLRHETGKAIVDYNMIEDGDRVMVCLSGGADSFTMLDILIQLQAAAPITFDIIAVNLDQKQPGFPEDILPRYLDNLGIEYKIVQKDTYSIVKEKIPEGKTTCSLCSRLRRGILYNAAVDLRATKLALGHHADDIVETLFLNMFHGAKMKTMPPKLISDDKRNIVIRPLAYCREADIKAYSAFKAFPIIPCNLCGSQENLQRQAVKKMLAQWDEVNPGRVNNCFNAIRSIVPSHLADTNAFDFVNMTLERADELTEFDTAFDTEIEMVPTEQSKSGVENFDPNEMVTIIEL; this is encoded by the coding sequence ATGAATCCTGAAAATCTTACCGCTTTAGAAAAAAAGCAATTTGCTAAACTGCAAAAAAAGCTGCGCCATGAAACAGGTAAAGCAATCGTTGATTATAATATGATTGAAGATGGTGACAGAGTCATGGTTTGTTTGTCTGGTGGTGCTGACAGCTTCACAATGCTCGACATTCTAATTCAACTACAAGCTGCTGCACCAATCACTTTTGATATTATCGCGGTTAACTTGGATCAAAAACAACCAGGTTTCCCTGAAGATATCTTGCCCCGCTACCTTGATAACCTAGGTATAGAATATAAGATAGTACAAAAAGATACTTACAGCATTGTTAAAGAAAAGATCCCTGAAGGCAAAACAACGTGTAGTCTTTGTTCACGTTTACGTCGTGGTATTCTTTATAACGCTGCTGTTGATCTGCGTGCGACAAAACTTGCACTGGGTCATCATGCCGACGACATCGTTGAAACATTATTCTTGAATATGTTTCATGGCGCGAAAATGAAAACAATGCCGCCGAAACTTATCTCTGATGATAAGCGCAACATTGTTATTCGCCCACTCGCGTACTGTCGTGAAGCCGATATTAAAGCTTACTCTGCTTTTAAAGCATTCCCGATTATTCCTTGTAACCTTTGTGGTTCACAAGAAAATTTACAACGCCAAGCAGTGAAAAAAATGTTAGCACAGTGGGATGAAGTTAATCCTGGTCGTGTAAATAATTGTTTCAACGCTATCCGCAGTATCGTACCTAGTCACCTTGCAGATACGAACGCATTTGATTTTGTAAATATGACTCTTGAACGTGCAGATGAATTAACTGAGTTCGATACAGCATTCGATACCGAAATTGAAATGGTACCAACTGAGCAATCTAAGTCTGGTGTTGAGAATTTCGATCCAAATGAAATGGTTACTATCATCGAATTATAA
- the uspE gene encoding universal stress protein UspE — protein MNKYKNILVVADPVNTPQVALSRALYLASQQDNVSISLLLVIYDLSYELTSLFSSDERQSMQDAIVFEEQKSFTKQLDQDYPDAKIKLKLVWHKRPFESILEEATLNKHDLIVKTTHNHNKLSAVMFTPTDWHLLRKSVCPVLLVKDHEWPVGGNIVAAIQVLESTSLSSEDDDSINERITQEALELKDLLNANIHLANAYPSTPEHISIEIPNFDAVAYNQEIETHHKTAMYAHAEKFNVAKENVHIQSGAPEDVIADVVQAVDAELVILGAPTRNGFSAFLIGNTAEMVIDSINCDLLALK, from the coding sequence ATGAATAAATATAAAAATATTCTAGTGGTTGCAGATCCAGTCAATACACCACAAGTCGCACTATCCCGTGCTTTGTATCTCGCTTCTCAACAAGATAACGTTTCTATTTCACTTCTCCTTGTTATCTATGATCTTTCTTATGAGCTAACGTCACTATTTTCAAGTGATGAGCGTCAATCTATGCAAGATGCGATCGTTTTCGAAGAACAAAAATCGTTTACTAAGCAATTAGATCAAGACTACCCAGATGCTAAAATTAAGCTGAAATTAGTTTGGCACAAGCGCCCGTTCGAATCTATTTTAGAAGAAGCTACGCTTAATAAGCATGATTTAATCGTTAAAACTACCCACAATCACAACAAATTAAGTGCCGTCATGTTCACCCCTACTGATTGGCATTTATTACGTAAAAGCGTATGTCCGGTATTATTAGTAAAAGATCATGAGTGGCCAGTCGGTGGTAATATTGTCGCAGCTATTCAGGTACTTGAAAGCACAAGTTTAAGCTCTGAAGATGATGATTCAATTAATGAACGGATCACCCAAGAAGCATTGGAATTAAAAGACCTTTTGAATGCCAATATACATTTAGCGAATGCATATCCAAGTACTCCTGAGCATATTTCAATTGAGATACCTAACTTTGATGCTGTGGCTTATAATCAAGAGATCGAAACACATCACAAAACGGCTATGTATGCACACGCAGAAAAATTTAATGTCGCAAAAGAAAACGTGCATATACAATCAGGCGCGCCCGAAGATGTGATCGCTGATGTTGTTCAAGCCGTTGATGCTGAATTAGTCATACTTGGTGCACCAACCCGTAATGGTTTTTCTGCATTTCTGATCGGTAATACAGCTGAGATGGTTATTGATTCAATTAACTGTGACCTTTTAGCATTAAAATGA
- a CDS encoding FNR family transcription factor, with protein sequence MALDKKIPTRTAATKSEIHCQNCSISQLCIPYSLNDSELDSLDQIIERKKPFQKHDEIFKAGDKVKSLYAIRSGSVKSYTITEQGDEQITGFHLAGDLIGFDGLSTGIHPSFSQALETSMVCEIPYDTLDDLIGKMPMLRRQVMRLMSGEIAADQEMILLLSKKNAEQRLAAFLNNLSVRFCERGFSPKEFRLTMTRGDIGNYLGLTVETISRLLGRFQTSEMIEVKGKYISIIDRDSLALLAGKKES encoded by the coding sequence ATGGCCTTAGATAAGAAGATACCAACACGAACTGCTGCAACAAAGAGTGAAATTCACTGTCAGAATTGCAGTATTAGCCAACTTTGCATACCATATTCTTTGAATGATTCAGAGCTAGATTCTCTCGACCAAATTATTGAACGCAAAAAACCTTTTCAAAAGCACGACGAAATTTTTAAAGCCGGTGATAAAGTTAAATCGCTTTATGCTATCCGTTCAGGTTCTGTTAAATCATACACAATTACTGAGCAAGGCGATGAACAAATCACAGGTTTCCATTTAGCGGGTGACTTAATCGGTTTTGATGGATTAAGTACAGGTATTCACCCAAGTTTTTCACAAGCACTTGAAACATCAATGGTATGTGAAATTCCGTATGACACACTGGATGACTTGATTGGTAAGATGCCCATGTTACGTCGTCAAGTTATGCGTTTAATGAGTGGCGAGATTGCAGCTGACCAAGAAATGATTTTATTGTTAAGTAAGAAGAATGCTGAACAGCGTCTTGCTGCTTTCTTAAATAATCTTTCTGTGCGTTTCTGTGAACGTGGTTTCTCGCCTAAAGAGTTCCGCTTAACGATGACACGTGGTGACATTGGTAACTATTTAGGCCTTACTGTTGAAACGATTAGCCGTTTACTTGGTCGTTTTCAAACCAGTGAAATGATTGAAGTAAAAGGTAAATACATCAGTATTATTGACCGTGATAGCCTGGCTTTACTTGCAGGTAAGAAAGAGTCTTAA
- a CDS encoding sulfite exporter TauE/SafE family protein — translation MITSLVAAFMIGVLGAGHCIAMCGGISGAIAHANKQTTQPNTLAPLFYNLGRITSYTLIGAIVGFTAQIGLNFGAGYDLLLILRFVSGITLILIGLYIAQLNSAILQLEKVGRLVWQYIQPLARQFLPLKTSYHAFPLGFLWGWLPCGLVYSALTLALSTGSTLNAALTMFAFGLGTFPIMFLVGSLSTKFNSLIQNTKFKRFSGLLLVLFGSHVIYIALVQLSASGI, via the coding sequence ATGATAACTAGTCTTGTTGCCGCATTTATGATTGGTGTGTTAGGTGCTGGTCATTGTATTGCAATGTGTGGTGGTATTTCTGGTGCAATCGCACACGCCAACAAACAAACAACACAACCGAATACCCTCGCCCCGCTTTTTTATAATTTAGGTCGAATCACTAGCTATACTTTAATTGGGGCAATAGTCGGTTTTACTGCTCAAATAGGCTTAAATTTTGGTGCCGGTTATGATTTATTGCTGATTTTGCGTTTTGTTTCAGGTATTACACTAATACTTATTGGTTTATACATAGCACAGCTTAACTCTGCAATATTACAGCTTGAGAAAGTGGGACGCTTAGTTTGGCAGTATATTCAGCCACTTGCTCGACAATTTCTGCCATTAAAGACATCTTATCATGCCTTTCCTCTCGGTTTTCTATGGGGTTGGTTACCGTGCGGTTTAGTTTACTCGGCATTAACACTTGCGCTATCTACTGGCTCTACATTAAACGCGGCATTAACAATGTTTGCGTTTGGCTTAGGTACTTTCCCTATTATGTTTTTGGTTGGTAGTTTATCGACCAAATTCAATAGCTTAATACAAAACACCAAGTTCAAAAGGTTTAGTGGTTTACTACTGGTTTTATTCGGTTCACATGTTATTTATATAGCTTTAGTACAATTGAGTGCTTCTGGGATTTAA
- the ccoS gene encoding cbb3-type cytochrome oxidase assembly protein CcoS translates to MEVIFMLIPIAMIFVAIAVGIFFWAVKSDQFEDLEREGSNILFDDEGNNEAPLNKDSNKHDN, encoded by the coding sequence ATGGAAGTTATTTTTATGTTAATCCCAATCGCGATGATTTTTGTCGCGATTGCAGTGGGTATTTTCTTTTGGGCAGTGAAGTCAGATCAATTCGAAGATTTAGAACGTGAAGGCAGTAATATATTGTTTGATGACGAAGGCAATAACGAAGCACCATTAAACAAAGATAGCAACAAACATGATAACTAG